A window of the Bufo gargarizans isolate SCDJY-AF-19 chromosome 1, ASM1485885v1, whole genome shotgun sequence genome harbors these coding sequences:
- the CCNA2 gene encoding cyclin-A2, with protein sequence MSHLVLRDENQENVQPRKQLTGQHAPPGRTVLGVLQENRGQRAQSRGGKQQAPILAAHNPLGLNDENYGRIPAGKAAGKQSSFAIHVDEPDCANHKKPAVPKKPVHDEHLKQLNSVVISLGQRQPLAPIALPENVSFDSPMDMSIVDEEEKTVSSKEVPDYVEDIHTYLREMEIKCKPKSGYMQKQPDITNNMRAILVDWLVEVGEEYKLQTETLYLAVNYIDRFLSSMSVLRGKLQLVGTAAMLLASKFEEIYPPEVAEFVYITDDTYNKKQVLKMEHLVLKVLSFDLAAPTILQYLNQYFRHHPVSSKMESLCLYLGELSLIDSDPFLRYLPSITAASAFIIANHIINEETWPQSLTKFTGYTLESLKPCILDLYQTYLSAASHQQQAVREKYKSAKYHAVSTIEPPESLSIFS encoded by the exons ATGTCGCACTTAGTGCTGCGGGATGAGAACCAGGAGAACGTCCAGCCTAGGAAGCAGCTTACCGGCCAGCATGCCCCGCCAGGCCGCACCGTGCTGGGGGTGCTGCAGGAGAACCGGGGGCAGCGGGCCCAGAGCAGAGGAGGCAAACAGCAGGCACCG ATCCTTGCCGCACATAATCCCCTCGGCCTCAACGATGAGAACTACGGCAGAATCCCGGCAGGGAAGGCGGCTGGGAAACAGTCTTCCTTTGCCATTCATGTTGATGAACCGGACTGTGCAAACCACAAGAAGCCAGCTGTCCCCAAGAAGCCTGTGCATGATGAGCACCTGAAACAGCTGAACTCTGTAGTCATTTCTCTTGGCCAGCGGCAGCCGCTGGCACCTATAGCACTGCCAGAGAATGTCAGCTTTG ATTCCCCAATGGATATGTCAATTGTGGATGAAGAGGAAAAGACTGTCAGTAGTAAAGAAGTTCCAGACTACGTGGAAGACATTCACACTTACCTTAGGGAAATGGAG ATAAAATGTAAGCCAAAATCGGGCTACATGCAGAAACAACCTGACATAACGAATAACATGCGTGCCATTCTTGTTGACTGGCTAGTTGAAGTTGGGGAAGAGTACAAGTTGCAGACAGAAACCCTGTACCTGGCTGTAAACTACATTGACCGATTCCTGTCTTCAATGTCTGTTCTGAGAGGAAAGCTTCAACTGGTTGGCACTGCTGCTATGCTCCTGGCCTC TAAGTTTGAGGAGATCTACCCACCAGAAGTGGCAGAATTTGTATACATAACTGATGACACTTACAACAAGAAACAAGTCCTCAAAATGGAACATCTGGTGCTAAAAGTTCTGTCTTTTGACCTTGCTGCTCCAACCATCCTCCAATACCTCAATCAGTACTTCAGGCACCACCCAGTGTCTTCAAAGATGGAAAGCTTGTGCTTG TATTTGGGAGAGCTCAGTCTAATTGATTCGGACCCCTTCCTTAGATATCTACCCTCAATCACTGCTGCATCAGCTTTTATCATCGCCAACCATATAATTAATGAGGAGACCTGG CCACAGTCATTGACCAAATTCACAGGATACACATTGGAAAGTCTTAAACCTTGTATACTGGATCTCTATCAAACCTACCTCTCTGCGGCATCCCATCAACAACAGGCTGTCCGTGAGAAATACAAGAGCGCAAA GTATCATGCTGTATCTACTATTGAACCTCCAGAGTCATTGTCTATATTCTCATAA